In Pseudomonas sp. FP1742, the DNA window GGGTGTACTCTCTCTATCCTTGCCCCACGCTCATCAAAGAGAGTTTCCTTTCATGCTCCACGTCCAGGGCGTCTTCAAAAGCTACGCCACCCCCCAAGGCCCATTGCCGGTGCTGCAAGGCGTCGACCTCACGTTGAAGCCCGGCAGCAGCCTGGCGCTGATGGGCGAGTCGGGCAGTGGCAAAAGTACCTTGCTGCACCTGATCGCCGGCCTGGACAAGGTCGATCGCGGCAGCATTCGCAGTGGCGAGCATCGGCTGGAGCAGATGAGCGAAGGCCAATTGGCCAACTGGCGGCGCACCGAAATCGGCCTGGTGTTTCAGCAGTTCAACCTGATTGGCAGTTTGCGGGTCGAGGATAATCTGGCGTTTCAGGCGCGTCTGGCCGGGCGCCACGATCCGCGTTGGCAGGCGCATCTGGTGCAGCGTCTTGGATTGGCGGATCTGTTGCAGCGCTATCCGGAACAGTTGTCCGGCGGGCAACAGCAACGGGTTGCCCTCGGTCGCGCCCTGGCCTCGCAACCGAAATTGCTGCTGGCCGACGAGCCCACCGGCAGCCTGGATGAGGCGACCAGCGATGAGGTGTTGAAGTTGTTGCTGGAGCTGCTCGACGACAGCCCGACGACGTTGTTGATGGTCACCCACAGCCCAAGAGTCGCTGCGCGGCTGGCGGAAAAAGTCGTATTGCACGGTGGCCGCCTGGCTGGCGCGGACGAGCGCTGAAGTGCGGGTTTTTCGCGAAACATTGCGGGCACTGCTCAGCCATTGGCGACAACACCCGGTGCAATTTTTCAGTGTGCTGACCGGGCTCTGGCTCGCCACCAGCCTGCTGACCGGCGTGCAGGCGCTGAACAGCCAGGCGCGGGAAAGCTACGCGCGGGCCAGTCAGTTGATCGGCGGCGAACCTCAAGCCAGCCTCAGCGCGCCCGGCGGCGGGGTGTTCTCTCAGCAATTGTTTATCGACCTGCGTCGCGCGGGTTGGCCGGTATCGCCGGTGTTGCGAGGCCGGGTGATCCTCAAGGGCCATGAAGACCAGCGCTTGCAGCTGATGGGTATCGAACCGGTGTCGTTGCCGGCCGGTTCCGCAGTGGCCGGGCAGGCGTTACCGATCGAGCAGGTCGTCGAGTTCTTCACTGCGCCGGGCAGCACCTGGATCTCGCCGCAAACCTTGCAGGCGTTGGGCTTGCACGACGGGGAAACACCGATGGCCGAGAGCGGCGTCGCCTTGCCGCCACTGCGCGCCCAACCCGACATGGCCCCCGGTGTGTTGCTGGTGGACATCGGATTCGCC includes these proteins:
- a CDS encoding ABC transporter ATP-binding protein → MLHVQGVFKSYATPQGPLPVLQGVDLTLKPGSSLALMGESGSGKSTLLHLIAGLDKVDRGSIRSGEHRLEQMSEGQLANWRRTEIGLVFQQFNLIGSLRVEDNLAFQARLAGRHDPRWQAHLVQRLGLADLLQRYPEQLSGGQQQRVALGRALASQPKLLLADEPTGSLDEATSDEVLKLLLELLDDSPTTLLMVTHSPRVAARLAEKVVLHGGRLAGADER